Proteins encoded in a region of the Prochlorothrix hollandica PCC 9006 = CALU 1027 genome:
- the queG gene encoding tRNA epoxyqueuosine(34) reductase QueG has product MPQSSPPAAAAEDTLALATALKTQALALGFHKVGIAAVPDAPTPEGLGDWLDRGYQADMAWMQNPKRQDLHQVLPGVRSVIAVALNYYTPTPHSTDPQVGKISRYGWGRDYHRILHKKLKALNLWLQQQAAAQGIPQESRYYADTGPVQDKGWAQRAGLGWIAKNGNVITRDYGSWVFLGEVLTTVALPPDAPHLAHCGTCSRCLEACPTGAIVAPAVVDANRCLAYHTIENRSPQLPAAIVPHLQGWVAGCDICQDVCPWNQRFAQETDVAEFQPYPDNIAPPLAALATLTAAQWEDRFPASALRRIKPAQWRRNAQANLDALNPEDQ; this is encoded by the coding sequence ATGCCCCAGAGTAGTCCCCCTGCCGCTGCGGCGGAAGATACCCTAGCCTTGGCGACGGCCCTCAAAACCCAAGCCCTGGCCCTGGGATTCCATAAAGTGGGCATTGCCGCCGTCCCCGATGCCCCCACCCCAGAGGGACTGGGGGACTGGCTCGATCGGGGCTATCAAGCAGACATGGCCTGGATGCAGAACCCTAAACGCCAAGATCTACACCAAGTCTTGCCGGGGGTGCGATCGGTCATCGCCGTGGCCCTCAACTACTACACCCCCACCCCCCACAGCACCGATCCCCAGGTGGGCAAAATCTCCCGCTATGGCTGGGGTCGAGACTACCACCGCATTTTGCACAAAAAACTCAAAGCCCTGAACCTGTGGCTCCAGCAGCAGGCAGCGGCCCAGGGCATCCCCCAAGAATCCCGCTACTATGCCGATACGGGACCGGTGCAGGATAAGGGCTGGGCACAACGGGCGGGCCTGGGCTGGATCGCCAAAAATGGCAATGTCATCACCCGCGACTATGGTTCCTGGGTCTTTCTGGGGGAAGTCTTGACGACGGTGGCTCTGCCCCCCGATGCCCCCCACTTGGCCCACTGTGGCACCTGTAGCCGCTGTTTGGAGGCGTGCCCCACGGGGGCGATCGTGGCTCCGGCGGTGGTGGATGCCAATCGCTGCCTTGCCTACCACACGATCGAGAATCGATCGCCCCAACTGCCGGCGGCGATCGTGCCCCATCTCCAGGGCTGGGTGGCGGGCTGCGACATTTGCCAGGATGTCTGTCCCTGGAATCAACGCTTTGCCCAGGAAACTGATGTGGCGGAGTTTCAGCCCTATCCGGACAATATTGCCCCCCCTTTAGCAGCGCTGGCCACCCTGACGGCGGCTCAATGGGAAGACCGCTTCCCCGCCTCGGCACTGCGGCGCATTAAGCCAGCACAGTGGCGACGCAATGCCCAAGCCAATTTAGACGCGCTCAACCCAGAAGACCAGTAG
- a CDS encoding Nif11-like leader peptide family natural product precursor, with protein MSPTLNPTVSAFSQALERSPQHLERLRSFTSPLEVVTLAQDMGFELSPGDTKDLFQQAYLQWWSRIDPQFQPLFDTLRTDPALNHRHRDCKTPADVLALAAELGYPMTLAELQTLAAVALAQPGFSCEKLWFQSLGLGAV; from the coding sequence ATGTCCCCCACCCTGAACCCAACCGTGTCTGCTTTTTCCCAAGCCCTGGAACGATCGCCGCAACACCTGGAACGGCTGCGATCGTTCACCTCGCCCCTGGAGGTGGTGACTCTGGCCCAGGACATGGGGTTTGAGCTATCCCCTGGGGACACCAAAGATCTGTTCCAGCAGGCTTACCTTCAGTGGTGGAGTCGCATTGATCCCCAGTTTCAGCCCCTGTTTGACACCCTGCGCACTGATCCGGCCCTTAATCACCGCCACCGAGACTGTAAAACCCCCGCCGATGTGCTGGCTTTGGCGGCGGAGCTGGGTTACCCCATGACCCTGGCGGAGTTGCAAACCCTGGCGGCGGTGGCCCTGGCCCAGCCCGGTTTCAGTTGCGAAAAACTGTGGTTTCAGTCCCTGGGGCTGGGGGCTGTCTAG
- the zorA gene encoding anti-phage ZorAB system ZorA yields the protein MNEIGIWFEKIISPNLPLISFIVVFFLVGCGAEFYSFWRNWGKLKRLDLSIAYLTDALQGGKQQISKPQPESQDEQHYSWVRQHIEGIEKIAETEKNRRYIYQLSVGSSSLPILLSYPIELATISRSNLTVIPTILTALGILGTFWGITTGIQGVEINSSNVEASLDSTLNLLDGMGTAFSTSLMGLSCSLLFSLVITASNYQRRRYCYDLRDRLGKVAALKPPTQSSQELYRSSQELYSIVEGLPQRIGETINLDPMQNAAQDMQKAARILARFSQQLETQFNAEKIGQAVGGQIGIVFEDLLATHLRPVFVQIEESQTRLEGLNADQQTVLRDLIGNMRTELIEPVATRLDTSADMTERASQAVERLHIELADLADRLARSIATLTNTVETIETFQNRTLEQLQRFTQHLEITLTEFQTNTKEVLQETAKEIRSGTIDILQQAEITFQKQSDTLAEIGQEASSLMATARIELITSLGSIDQRLQDMSEATQKQLEAFRLAYQDNLQDFFTQQNNLLEGTLGQQRNSLAAVVENLNLVFQQEYGRRSELNQGLDDRIKLIAKTIKDVNKLVATSETLYTQDKLDLLQTLADRLAESDRELQTIARQNQKMRADWTQELNQYVESLAQERKQFFNDADTAMAQVSGKLLETAKLIADLLSEMPTQTTDGNQEN from the coding sequence ATGAATGAAATCGGGATCTGGTTTGAAAAGATTATTTCCCCCAACTTGCCCCTCATTAGCTTTATTGTTGTCTTTTTCCTCGTCGGATGTGGCGCGGAGTTTTATTCTTTCTGGAGAAATTGGGGTAAGCTTAAACGCCTCGATCTCAGCATTGCATATCTCACAGATGCCTTACAGGGCGGAAAACAGCAAATTTCTAAACCTCAACCCGAATCCCAGGACGAACAACACTACAGTTGGGTGCGACAACATATAGAAGGGATTGAGAAAATAGCAGAGACTGAGAAAAACCGGCGATATATCTATCAACTATCAGTGGGTAGTTCTAGCCTTCCAATCCTACTGTCCTACCCCATAGAACTCGCCACCATTTCCCGTAGCAACTTAACCGTTATACCTACAATTTTAACCGCCCTCGGTATTCTCGGAACATTTTGGGGTATTACAACAGGGATTCAAGGGGTTGAGATTAACTCCAGTAATGTTGAAGCATCTTTAGACAGTACCCTAAACCTTTTAGATGGCATGGGAACAGCCTTCTCCACCTCCCTCATGGGACTGTCGTGCAGCTTACTCTTTTCCTTAGTCATTACGGCCTCCAACTATCAGCGAAGACGCTATTGCTATGACTTACGCGATCGATTAGGGAAAGTTGCCGCCTTAAAACCACCCACCCAATCGAGTCAAGAACTCTACAGATCGAGTCAAGAACTCTACAGCATTGTTGAGGGTCTGCCCCAACGCATTGGTGAAACTATCAACCTCGATCCCATGCAAAATGCTGCCCAGGATATGCAAAAAGCCGCTCGGATATTAGCTAGGTTTTCCCAACAGCTAGAGACCCAGTTTAATGCTGAGAAAATTGGTCAAGCGGTGGGCGGGCAAATCGGGATTGTCTTTGAGGATTTGCTAGCGACCCATTTGCGGCCTGTTTTTGTACAGATTGAGGAAAGTCAGACACGGCTAGAGGGACTCAATGCCGATCAGCAAACTGTGCTGCGTGATCTGATTGGCAATATGCGAACGGAACTCATTGAACCCGTTGCCACCCGCCTAGATACTAGCGCCGACATGACTGAGCGGGCTTCTCAAGCTGTTGAGCGCTTGCATATTGAACTGGCGGATCTGGCCGATCGCCTTGCCCGATCAATCGCCACCCTCACCAACACCGTAGAAACGATCGAAACCTTTCAAAACAGAACCCTAGAGCAGCTTCAACGCTTTACGCAACACCTAGAAATTACCCTCACTGAGTTTCAAACCAACACCAAAGAGGTACTCCAAGAAACAGCTAAGGAAATTCGCAGCGGCACGATCGACATCCTTCAGCAAGCAGAGATAACATTCCAAAAGCAGTCGGATACATTAGCTGAGATCGGCCAAGAAGCCTCCAGTTTAATGGCAACTGCACGGATCGAACTGATCACCAGTCTTGGGAGCATTGATCAGCGCTTGCAAGACATGAGTGAAGCCACCCAAAAGCAACTGGAAGCTTTTAGACTCGCTTACCAAGACAATCTCCAAGACTTTTTTACCCAGCAAAATAACCTTCTTGAAGGCACCCTCGGACAGCAGCGCAATAGCTTAGCAGCAGTGGTCGAGAATCTCAATCTCGTATTTCAGCAAGAGTATGGGCGGCGCAGCGAACTGAATCAAGGTCTAGACGATCGGATCAAACTGATCGCCAAAACCATCAAGGATGTCAACAAGTTAGTTGCCACTTCAGAGACCCTTTATACCCAAGACAAGCTCGACCTCCTCCAAACCTTGGCCGATCGGCTGGCAGAATCCGATCGGGAACTTCAAACCATCGCTAGGCAAAATCAGAAAATGCGGGCTGATTGGACCCAGGAGCTAAATCAATACGTGGAAAGTCTCGCCCAAGAACGAAAGCAGTTCTTTAATGATGCGGATACAGCTATGGCTCAGGTTTCTGGCAAGCTCCTAGAGACCGCCAAGCTGATCGCAGACCTACTGAGTGAAATGCCCACTCAGACTACAGACGGGAACCAGGAGAACTAA
- a CDS encoding UvrD-helicase domain-containing protein translates to MTIEAGNTMVPQSVEALPSGWLVLDLEVWKDRSGIRLAAYLWERGEHRLEPPQGESNLTGAQVRELVDRVRGATVVMGHNIRAFDVPILFGLAKEEAPAGLADRICDTLELSSLFRVGQPTHRLEKLYKLSQSNNDPLEDCWESYELYQDIKVKLLESPDNVPAEVRTWLYRLLPDECFIVQQQFFAPLEQEHIPYAWEGLNVDALQSYLETLADRKGQGNFGALVFLAWLSTYGSDQDHRPGWTDHTFSTFQEAAKIAWSFSEKGTLLRELEFFFGFKQFKAGQQEIAEALLQNDVVPLGVLPTGAGKSLCFQLPALIFSKIWGGLTVVVSPLQALMADQVSGLRQKLEEQKRNEYVDRVDLLVANQEPDEQKKILERLNNGQIDLIYLSPERLRHPLVREILIKRRPHLWVLDEAHTLSQWGHDFRPDFLRITTGIKDMYRQVHPQGTRWGFVTATATVKVVSDIQKKVKEHLEGVVANEFSRLPRHGRLFSWREEIQTAIESQPYCSPSQLADSDRLKRSAELIDQHFAALKSLDDSTLPPVAIIYVPTRKAAEKCAKALSEIQFQLGTRSGERFKAEPYHGGRKSADKKATITAFQKAELDVVVATNAFGMGIDRSNIHLVIHLAPPQTPEAYIQEIGRLARKEGEEGFAYLFMERDGERDFDWIFKQDTRGRISPHGLKKCWEVIRNKSNDKNSCLTADGKEFWVSSLDFQEYLPNHDADVLETQTRVALFYLEQAGLIKEKESVPCSLEITLLVDLDQATDLIQDLNGQAILAYFKAGGFSRQGSQCTVDIRELALISELGPKKALSTIRSLVDHGILEWAYRVSFRFNGNTKKAIKSKFDKFTEARKIIEQWDSQPIPLSHDNDFRVNLAGNEKSQQIKACLQLLSLLKLAHHHPDEQSGEIVEPLLEGGRYTDWLQQAVHKVGTLLDEIEEAQNLILDFYQQESTSLKESTLLNLAKLSTKVSFALVETLEIMQCLGLVSLGNGASQYSTLHHIQRTSKKWSDRIYQPLEEHYNQRRRRIYALQRILSMAEAKLTAHEVYHDICYRMMHSGDVDEDEAMQLREAYQEFLKAEGDDQKEWEDLILKEYGAQYLGNLELQRVRAFRNYFLWSLEEFDRHYLQDVNLSEPPSVNRLIQELNPEQLEVVTDDKSRAILVLAGPGVGKTRVIVYRIFYLVRSRGVAPEKILAIAYSGSAVGELRKRLYDLLGSQANSLNIMTFHGLARHLTGLKESDAPNHVSKDKKYDWLLEQLQFFLKNDHPGYQYILIDEFQDITEKQYKIVQSLAQLDVIDEEAEQKSFLVAVGDDDQNLYEFNGANIEFIQSFERYFKMEDQNSQAKKIFLLKNYRSDRVIVEFANKFIETCIASENRLKSQNTAIYPHSSENGQIVWGLYDHIYQASFYIAERIKGLQKHQADLAEIAVLAHKWDDLRCVQHLLRKYDIPYQLYNSHDTYQPSNSLIGQRLLERLASQIAQSDYDADTKVCPKIYIESWRTQQGYSDRDPAWAAFLNTIEDSDVMSLEDLYYVLRQTRPVKASCVVLSTFHSAKGSEFNDVFILDTGKLFSNDTPESYARLLYVGFTRAKQRLNILIKQDVVLNKMSPSYQASQILSLMSSDIKIFDISTRLMQAQDEIPATIHYEFVLNPREGMLFLTRPDVFQESGQRVIDRCAREWKSLGYRHGTKIKIHLRENPRYVVCVLSEKGTRIFNTLINGATSVNISPQTIVRIERDENFVKGNQAYPGDHHFIVVPKLLISYPSHLLS, encoded by the coding sequence ATGACGATCGAGGCTGGCAACACAATGGTCCCGCAATCTGTGGAAGCTCTACCTTCGGGGTGGCTGGTGTTGGATTTGGAGGTGTGGAAGGACCGATCGGGGATTCGATTGGCGGCTTACCTGTGGGAACGGGGGGAGCATCGGCTGGAGCCGCCCCAGGGGGAAAGCAATTTGACGGGGGCGCAGGTGCGGGAGTTGGTCGATCGGGTGCGGGGGGCGACGGTGGTGATGGGCCACAATATCCGGGCGTTTGATGTGCCGATTTTGTTTGGGCTGGCGAAGGAGGAGGCTCCGGCGGGGTTGGCCGATCGGATCTGCGATACCTTGGAGCTTTCCAGCCTGTTCCGAGTCGGCCAGCCCACCCATCGCCTCGAAAAGCTGTACAAACTGAGCCAGTCCAATAATGATCCCCTTGAGGACTGCTGGGAAAGCTATGAGTTATACCAGGATATCAAGGTCAAGCTCTTAGAAAGTCCAGACAATGTTCCTGCGGAGGTCAGGACTTGGCTGTATCGCCTGCTACCTGATGAATGCTTCATCGTCCAACAACAGTTCTTTGCACCCTTGGAGCAGGAACACATTCCCTACGCTTGGGAAGGACTGAACGTTGACGCTCTACAGTCCTATCTAGAGACCCTCGCCGATCGGAAAGGTCAAGGGAATTTTGGAGCTTTGGTTTTCCTGGCATGGCTTTCTACCTATGGCTCAGATCAAGATCATCGACCGGGTTGGACAGACCATACGTTTAGTACTTTTCAAGAAGCTGCAAAAATCGCTTGGAGTTTCTCTGAGAAAGGAACTTTGCTAAGAGAATTAGAGTTTTTCTTCGGCTTTAAGCAGTTTAAGGCCGGTCAACAGGAGATTGCAGAGGCATTGCTCCAGAATGATGTTGTCCCTTTAGGTGTTTTACCAACCGGAGCGGGTAAAAGTCTCTGTTTTCAGCTTCCTGCCTTAATTTTCTCAAAAATATGGGGAGGCTTGACCGTTGTCGTCTCGCCTCTTCAAGCGCTGATGGCGGATCAGGTTTCTGGACTCCGACAAAAGCTAGAAGAGCAGAAGCGTAACGAATATGTGGATCGGGTTGATTTGTTGGTTGCCAATCAAGAACCAGACGAACAGAAAAAAATCTTAGAACGGCTTAACAATGGCCAGATTGACTTGATCTATCTTTCACCAGAACGCTTGCGTCACCCACTAGTGCGGGAAATTCTGATAAAACGTCGCCCACATCTTTGGGTTTTGGACGAAGCTCATACGCTTTCTCAGTGGGGACATGACTTTAGACCCGATTTCCTCAGAATTACAACCGGGATCAAAGATATGTACCGTCAGGTCCATCCCCAGGGGACACGATGGGGATTTGTGACGGCAACCGCTACGGTGAAAGTTGTTTCAGATATCCAAAAAAAGGTTAAGGAACATCTAGAGGGTGTTGTAGCCAATGAGTTCAGTCGGTTACCTCGGCATGGACGACTGTTCTCATGGCGGGAGGAGATCCAGACTGCGATCGAGTCGCAACCGTACTGTTCTCCCTCCCAGTTAGCAGATTCCGATCGCCTCAAGCGGTCTGCTGAGTTGATCGATCAGCACTTTGCAGCCCTAAAGTCTCTAGACGACTCGACACTGCCACCCGTCGCTATTATTTACGTTCCTACACGGAAGGCAGCAGAAAAATGTGCCAAAGCGTTGTCGGAGATACAGTTTCAGCTTGGTACTCGTTCTGGTGAAAGGTTTAAGGCAGAACCTTACCATGGTGGAAGAAAGAGTGCAGATAAGAAAGCGACGATTACAGCGTTTCAGAAAGCTGAGTTAGATGTGGTGGTTGCAACCAATGCGTTTGGGATGGGGATCGATCGGTCCAACATTCATCTGGTCATTCACCTAGCACCTCCCCAAACCCCAGAGGCTTATATTCAGGAGATTGGTCGTCTAGCCCGTAAGGAAGGTGAGGAAGGCTTTGCCTATCTCTTTATGGAGCGTGACGGAGAACGTGATTTTGACTGGATTTTCAAGCAAGATACACGCGGTCGTATTAGTCCCCATGGTCTGAAAAAATGCTGGGAGGTCATTAGAAATAAGAGTAATGATAAGAACAGTTGTCTTACGGCTGATGGCAAGGAATTTTGGGTTAGTAGTTTAGATTTTCAAGAGTATTTACCCAACCACGATGCAGACGTGCTGGAAACACAAACCCGTGTTGCCCTCTTCTATCTGGAGCAGGCAGGATTGATTAAGGAGAAGGAATCTGTCCCTTGTTCACTAGAGATCACTTTGCTCGTTGATCTAGATCAGGCAACCGATCTAATTCAGGATCTCAACGGCCAAGCAATATTGGCATATTTCAAAGCAGGGGGCTTTAGTCGGCAAGGAAGTCAATGTACAGTTGATATTCGTGAGCTTGCCCTGATTTCTGAACTTGGACCCAAAAAAGCTCTATCTACTATTCGTTCCTTGGTCGATCATGGAATTCTGGAGTGGGCTTACCGCGTATCATTTAGATTTAATGGCAATACTAAAAAAGCAATTAAGTCTAAATTTGATAAATTCACAGAAGCTCGGAAGATCATTGAGCAATGGGACTCTCAACCAATTCCATTGAGTCATGACAATGATTTTCGGGTTAATTTGGCTGGTAATGAGAAGTCTCAGCAAATCAAGGCTTGCTTGCAGCTTCTCTCTCTATTGAAGCTTGCCCATCATCACCCCGACGAACAATCTGGTGAGATAGTTGAGCCTCTTCTGGAAGGAGGTCGTTACACAGACTGGCTACAACAGGCTGTTCATAAGGTGGGAACCTTACTTGATGAGATCGAGGAAGCCCAGAATCTCATCCTGGACTTTTATCAGCAAGAGTCTACTTCATTAAAGGAAAGTACGCTTTTAAATTTGGCAAAACTGAGTACGAAGGTTAGTTTTGCACTTGTGGAAACGCTAGAGATCATGCAGTGTTTGGGTTTAGTCTCTTTGGGAAATGGCGCATCTCAATACTCGACGCTTCACCATATTCAGCGAACCAGCAAAAAATGGTCTGATCGGATCTACCAACCCCTAGAAGAGCACTATAATCAGCGGCGGCGGCGCATTTATGCGCTTCAGCGGATTTTGAGTATGGCTGAGGCCAAGCTAACGGCGCATGAGGTTTATCATGATATTTGCTATCGCATGATGCATTCCGGGGATGTGGATGAGGATGAGGCGATGCAGCTTCGGGAAGCTTACCAAGAGTTTCTGAAAGCGGAGGGTGATGATCAGAAAGAGTGGGAAGATTTGATTCTGAAGGAATATGGTGCCCAGTATCTTGGCAACTTGGAGTTGCAACGGGTGCGGGCTTTCCGCAATTACTTTCTGTGGAGTTTGGAGGAGTTCGATCGGCACTACTTACAGGATGTTAACCTGAGTGAACCTCCTTCTGTAAATCGTCTGATCCAGGAGCTAAATCCGGAGCAATTGGAGGTTGTTACGGATGATAAAAGCCGCGCTATTTTGGTGCTGGCTGGTCCAGGGGTTGGCAAAACCCGTGTGATTGTCTATCGGATCTTCTATTTAGTGCGTTCTCGTGGTGTTGCACCTGAGAAAATTCTAGCCATTGCTTACAGTGGCAGTGCTGTAGGTGAGTTAAGAAAGCGTCTGTATGACTTGCTAGGCTCACAGGCTAATAGTCTTAATATTATGACTTTCCACGGCCTAGCTCGTCATCTAACTGGACTTAAGGAAAGTGATGCCCCTAATCATGTCTCCAAAGATAAGAAATATGACTGGCTACTAGAACAGCTACAATTTTTCTTAAAAAATGATCATCCTGGCTATCAATATATTCTGATCGATGAATTTCAAGATATTACAGAGAAACAGTACAAGATTGTACAGTCGCTAGCCCAGCTTGATGTCATTGATGAGGAAGCGGAGCAAAAAAGCTTTCTGGTTGCCGTTGGCGATGATGATCAAAATCTTTATGAATTTAATGGTGCAAACATTGAATTTATCCAGAGTTTCGAGCGTTACTTTAAGATGGAGGATCAGAACAGTCAAGCTAAAAAGATCTTTCTGCTCAAAAACTATCGTTCTGATAGAGTTATTGTAGAATTTGCCAACAAGTTTATTGAAACTTGTATTGCTTCTGAGAACCGTCTGAAGAGCCAGAACACGGCTATTTATCCTCACTCCAGTGAGAATGGTCAAATTGTCTGGGGACTATATGATCATATTTATCAAGCGTCTTTCTATATTGCAGAACGTATTAAAGGTCTACAGAAGCATCAAGCAGATCTTGCAGAGATAGCTGTTTTAGCTCATAAATGGGATGACCTTCGCTGTGTACAGCACCTTTTAAGAAAGTATGATATCCCTTATCAGCTTTATAACAGTCATGATACCTATCAACCTTCAAATAGTCTGATTGGTCAGAGACTGCTAGAAAGATTAGCTAGTCAGATCGCCCAATCAGATTATGATGCAGACACAAAAGTCTGTCCTAAAATCTATATAGAGTCATGGCGCACTCAACAAGGCTATAGCGATCGTGATCCGGCTTGGGCTGCTTTCCTCAATACCATCGAAGATTCTGACGTAATGAGCCTAGAAGACTTATATTATGTATTGCGACAAACTCGTCCCGTAAAAGCAAGTTGTGTTGTGCTGTCTACTTTCCATAGTGCGAAAGGATCTGAGTTCAATGATGTATTCATCTTGGATACAGGAAAGCTTTTCAGCAATGATACACCGGAAAGTTATGCACGCTTACTTTATGTTGGTTTTACCCGTGCCAAACAACGTCTTAATATCCTAATCAAACAAGATGTAGTCTTAAATAAGATGAGTCCATCCTATCAAGCATCTCAAATCTTATCCTTAATGTCCTCTGATATCAAAATTTTTGATATTTCCACTCGTCTTATGCAAGCTCAAGATGAGATTCCTGCAACCATTCACTACGAGTTTGTCTTAAATCCTCGGGAAGGTATGTTATTTTTAACTCGCCCAGATGTTTTCCAAGAATCAGGTCAACGTGTTATTGATCGGTGTGCAAGAGAGTGGAAAAGCTTAGGATACCGTCATGGTACCAAAATCAAGATTCACTTGCGTGAGAATCCCCGCTATGTTGTTTGTGTTTTGTCAGAAAAAGGAACTCGTATATTCAATACCTTAATCAATGGGGCCACCTCTGTAAATATTTCTCCTCAGACCATTGTGCGTATCGAACGTGATGAGAACTTTGTGAAAGGAAATCAAGCTTATCCTGGAGATCATCATTTTATTGTAGTACCTAAGCTCTTGATCTCTTACCCTTCACACTTACTCAGTTGA